Proteins from a single region of Verrucosispora sp. NA02020:
- a CDS encoding MFS transporter, with protein sequence MDPVISTPATPPVTSGPPRAVLAARNGVAVVFALNGLAVATWFSRVPAVRDGLELSPGRLGLLLLAMSIGAIVAMPTAGLLTQRLGAARAVVFSTTVVALGLTVAGVSAVAGSLPGVAVGLFALGYGSGSCDVAMNIEGAIVERRLGWTVMPRFHAAWSLGSVAGAGLGAGAARLGLPVAVHLGVLAAVVLVGTLLGARAFLPAAPGAESEGAGGGRKSLLAAWREPRTLLIGLVVLAAAFAEGSANDWIAVAFIDGYGFSEAAGAAVFAVFVTGMTVGRTLGTVALDRWGRVPVLTVTILLAIVGAGVAILAGSGPVAVVGVVLWGIGASLGFPVGMSAAADEEEHAHVRVSVVAVIGYTAFLAGPPLLGLLGDRIGTLHALLVVPLLLLPTLLLVRVTRPPVSGATGEPERAGAPEPERTGSPRPEA encoded by the coding sequence ATGGATCCCGTCATCAGCACGCCCGCGACACCACCGGTCACCTCGGGTCCGCCCCGGGCGGTGCTGGCCGCCCGCAACGGCGTGGCGGTGGTGTTCGCGCTCAACGGGTTGGCCGTCGCGACCTGGTTCTCCCGGGTGCCGGCGGTCCGCGACGGGCTGGAACTCAGCCCCGGTCGTCTCGGCCTGCTCCTGCTCGCCATGTCCATCGGCGCGATCGTCGCGATGCCCACCGCCGGTCTGCTCACCCAGCGTCTCGGCGCGGCCCGCGCGGTGGTGTTCTCCACCACCGTGGTCGCCCTCGGCCTCACCGTGGCCGGGGTGTCGGCGGTGGCCGGCTCGTTGCCCGGGGTGGCGGTGGGCCTGTTCGCGCTCGGGTACGGCTCCGGCAGTTGCGACGTGGCGATGAACATCGAGGGCGCGATCGTCGAACGCCGCCTGGGCTGGACGGTGATGCCCCGGTTCCACGCGGCGTGGAGTCTCGGTTCGGTGGCCGGTGCCGGTCTGGGCGCCGGGGCCGCCCGGCTCGGCCTGCCGGTCGCCGTCCACCTCGGGGTCCTTGCGGCGGTGGTGCTCGTCGGCACGCTGCTGGGCGCCCGCGCGTTCCTGCCCGCCGCACCCGGTGCGGAGAGCGAGGGCGCCGGTGGCGGTCGAAAGTCCCTGCTCGCCGCCTGGCGGGAGCCGCGCACCCTGCTCATCGGTCTGGTGGTCCTGGCGGCGGCGTTCGCCGAGGGCAGCGCCAACGACTGGATCGCGGTCGCCTTCATCGACGGGTACGGCTTCAGCGAGGCAGCCGGCGCGGCGGTCTTCGCCGTCTTCGTGACCGGCATGACCGTGGGCCGGACGCTCGGCACGGTGGCCCTGGACCGGTGGGGGCGGGTGCCGGTGCTGACCGTGACCATCCTGCTCGCCATCGTCGGCGCCGGTGTGGCGATCCTGGCCGGCTCCGGCCCGGTCGCGGTGGTCGGCGTGGTGCTGTGGGGGATCGGCGCCTCGCTCGGTTTCCCGGTCGGGATGAGCGCCGCCGCCGACGAGGAGGAGCACGCCCACGTCCGGGTCAGCGTGGTCGCGGTGATCGGGTACACCGCGTTCCTGGCCGGACCGCCGTTGCTGGGGCTGCTCGGTGACCGGATCGGCACGCTGCACGCGTTGCTGGTGGTGCCGTTGCTGCTGCTGCCGACCCTGCTGCTGGTGCGGGTCACCCGTCCGCCCGTCTCCGGCGCCACGGGGGAGCCGGAGCGGGCGGGCGCCCCGGAGCCGGAGCGGACGGGTTCTCCCCGTCCGGAGGCGTAG
- a CDS encoding glycine zipper family protein, with protein MAVFGVISAAVHVAAGTVLGGLLGGPVGLHVGAGVGLVVGIVFGWSITSARVYGADARGIFLFVVDHTWSLLNTVVGATYLAVHLVFGHSLDRATSQHSCRVNVVEGVSPRYATTLGTVCAGSGPGIQRHEDVHIFQARLLGPLYIPLVLANYVLFTIAPVWLLYHDHTGAPINRFTRYFEIGVYPHVWNEAIAYRIQGTPPR; from the coding sequence ATGGCCGTCTTCGGAGTCATCAGCGCCGCCGTCCACGTCGCGGCGGGCACGGTCCTCGGCGGGCTGCTGGGCGGACCCGTCGGGCTGCACGTCGGGGCGGGCGTCGGTCTGGTCGTCGGCATCGTCTTCGGATGGTCGATCACCTCGGCCCGGGTCTACGGGGCCGACGCCCGAGGGATCTTCCTGTTCGTCGTCGACCACACGTGGAGCCTGCTGAACACGGTGGTGGGCGCGACCTACCTCGCGGTGCACCTGGTCTTCGGCCACTCGCTGGACCGGGCCACCTCGCAGCACAGCTGCCGGGTCAACGTGGTGGAGGGCGTCTCGCCGCGCTACGCCACCACGCTGGGCACGGTCTGCGCCGGCTCCGGGCCGGGCATCCAGCGCCACGAGGACGTGCACATCTTCCAGGCCCGACTGCTCGGACCGCTCTACATCCCGCTGGTCCTGGCCAACTACGTGCTGTTCACCATCGCGCCGGTGTGGCTGCTCTACCACGACCACACCGGCGCCCCGATCAACCGCTTCACCCGGTACTTCGAGATCGGCGTCTACCCGCACGTGTGGAACGAGGCGATCGCGTACCGCATCCAGGGGACGCCGCCGCGATGA
- a CDS encoding trans-aconitate 2-methyltransferase: protein MSPYMTDAAAWQESWDRQQEAYLPDREHRFTTMLDAVDAVRDTTAAPRLLDLAGGTGTISLRALRRFPDAEVTLVDLDPALLALATASLGDRATIVTADLNRPDWVDALPHRDYDAVLTATALHWLPADRLTGLYAEVREVLRPGGLLVNADHMPDDTLPELTTRLLARAEARRAARYAAGAVPNWAQWWEHAAQDPELRPLVERRHAIYPTGHSQEWSPPVSWHLGALSEAGFTEVGTLWRGGADAAVVAVR from the coding sequence ATGAGTCCTTACATGACCGATGCCGCCGCGTGGCAGGAGAGCTGGGACCGGCAACAGGAGGCGTACCTGCCGGACCGGGAGCACCGCTTCACCACCATGCTCGACGCGGTCGACGCGGTCCGCGACACCACCGCTGCGCCACGACTGCTGGACCTGGCCGGCGGCACCGGCACCATCTCGCTGCGCGCGCTGCGCCGCTTCCCCGACGCCGAGGTGACCCTGGTCGACCTCGATCCGGCCCTGCTCGCCCTCGCCACCGCCTCGCTCGGCGACCGGGCCACCATCGTCACCGCCGACCTCAACCGGCCGGACTGGGTGGACGCCCTGCCGCACCGTGACTACGACGCGGTGCTCACCGCCACCGCGCTGCACTGGCTGCCCGCCGACCGGCTGACCGGGCTCTACGCCGAGGTCCGCGAGGTGCTGCGCCCCGGCGGCCTGCTGGTCAACGCCGACCACATGCCCGACGACACCCTGCCCGAGCTGACCACACGCCTGCTCGCCCGGGCCGAGGCGCGCCGGGCGGCGCGCTACGCGGCGGGCGCGGTGCCCAACTGGGCGCAGTGGTGGGAGCACGCCGCGCAGGACCCGGAGCTGCGCCCACTCGTCGAACGGCGGCACGCCATCTATCCGACGGGACACAGCCAGGAGTGGAGCCCACCGGTCTCCTGGCATCTCGGCGCGCTCTCCGAGGCCGGCTTCACCGAAGTCGGCACGCTCTGGCGCGGCGGCGCGGACGCGGCGGTCGTCGCCGTCCGGTGA
- a CDS encoding GPW/gp25 family protein: protein MRAIRFLGAGFDAGRGGGLGLTAAGGLAMTDGDETVRQALFLLLSTTPGERLMRPGYGSRLHRLVFAPNDDTTAGLAIHYVRAAVTRWEPRIDVLDVDAGPDPDDPWRLVIRLDYRIRASLTPGQLVFSVDLLPTDDDPSGPTLDPDAEEGR from the coding sequence GTGAGGGCGATCCGGTTCCTCGGCGCGGGTTTCGACGCCGGGCGCGGTGGGGGGCTCGGACTGACCGCGGCCGGCGGGCTGGCCATGACCGACGGCGACGAGACTGTACGCCAGGCGCTGTTCCTGCTGCTGTCCACCACGCCGGGCGAGCGGCTGATGCGCCCCGGGTACGGCTCCCGGCTGCACCGGTTGGTCTTCGCCCCGAACGACGACACCACCGCCGGGCTGGCCATCCACTACGTCCGCGCGGCGGTCACCCGCTGGGAGCCCCGCATCGACGTGCTCGACGTGGACGCCGGTCCGGACCCGGACGACCCGTGGCGGCTGGTGATCCGGCTGGACTACCGGATCCGGGCCAGCCTCACCCCCGGGCAACTGGTCTTCTCCGTGGACCTGCTGCCCACCGACGACGACCCGTCGGGGCCGACCCTCGACCCCGACGCTGAGGAGGGGCGATGA
- a CDS encoding phage tail sheath subtilisin-like domain-containing protein — protein sequence MPSYFSPGIYVEEVPAGARPIGPVGTSTAAFVGVAPDRTARLGEALAVNNWTEFLRLYADGDEFESTPLARAVFGFLDNGGTRCWVVNVGEGGALTGSGRQRGGLDLLEAIDEISIVAAPGFHDAVAHEALLSLAERTRTMVAICDPAPDIDDISTLTRVATAGSGRAAKPTEGGDSPASSGGSGGAGGGTTGSSGGPQAHRPRQSDFGALYFPWLRVRDPLSGDLVLTPPSGHLAGIWARTDALRGVHKAPANEPVRGAVDLGHLVTRSEHDVLNPKGVNVIRYFPGEGIRVWGARTLAAEASEWRYLNVRRLSIAIEQAIANGTRWMVFEPNDYTLWRSIRRDIGAFLTRVWRDGALLGRTPEEAFFVKCDEETNPADVRDAGMVVAHIGIAVVKPAEFVVFKLSQWAGGTETETIGG from the coding sequence ATGCCCAGCTACTTCTCACCCGGGATCTATGTCGAGGAGGTGCCTGCCGGTGCCCGGCCGATCGGACCGGTCGGCACCAGCACGGCAGCCTTCGTCGGCGTGGCTCCGGACCGCACGGCCCGTCTCGGCGAGGCCCTCGCCGTGAACAACTGGACCGAGTTCCTCCGCCTCTACGCCGACGGTGACGAGTTCGAGAGCACCCCGTTGGCCCGCGCGGTCTTCGGTTTCCTCGACAACGGGGGCACCCGCTGCTGGGTGGTCAACGTCGGCGAGGGCGGCGCGCTCACCGGCAGCGGACGCCAGCGCGGCGGACTGGACCTGCTGGAGGCTATCGACGAGATCTCCATCGTGGCCGCGCCCGGCTTCCACGACGCGGTCGCGCACGAGGCGCTGCTGAGCCTGGCCGAGCGCACCCGCACGATGGTCGCCATCTGCGATCCCGCTCCCGACATCGACGACATCTCGACCTTGACCCGGGTGGCCACGGCCGGCTCCGGTCGGGCGGCGAAGCCCACCGAGGGCGGCGACAGCCCCGCCAGCTCGGGTGGCTCCGGCGGCGCGGGCGGGGGTACGACCGGGTCGAGCGGCGGCCCGCAGGCGCACCGGCCCCGGCAGTCCGACTTCGGCGCGCTGTACTTCCCCTGGCTCCGGGTCCGCGACCCGCTCAGCGGCGACCTGGTGCTCACCCCGCCGAGCGGGCACCTGGCCGGCATCTGGGCCCGCACGGATGCCCTGCGCGGCGTGCACAAGGCTCCCGCCAACGAGCCGGTACGCGGTGCCGTCGACCTGGGTCATCTGGTCACCCGATCCGAGCACGACGTGCTCAACCCCAAGGGCGTCAACGTGATCCGGTACTTCCCCGGCGAGGGCATCCGCGTCTGGGGCGCGCGGACACTCGCCGCCGAGGCCAGCGAGTGGCGGTACCTCAACGTCCGGCGGCTCTCCATCGCCATCGAGCAGGCCATCGCCAACGGCACCCGGTGGATGGTGTTCGAGCCGAACGACTACACGCTGTGGCGCTCCATCCGCCGGGACATCGGCGCCTTCCTGACCCGGGTGTGGCGCGACGGCGCGCTGCTGGGGCGTACGCCCGAGGAGGCGTTCTTCGTCAAGTGTGACGAGGAGACCAACCCGGCCGACGTCCGGGACGCCGGGATGGTGGTCGCGCACATCGGCATCGCGGTGGTCAAGCCCGCCGAGTTCGTGGTGTTCAAGCTGAGCCAGTGGGCCGGCGGCACCGAGACCGAGACGATTGGAGGCTGA
- a CDS encoding carboxypeptidase-like regulatory domain-containing protein has product MTGGGPIETATAELAEWLAGAAGDAVPVGPPGSGPAAGGLTLWPLELRPARQTRGSGGPEPYRLVARYLLAADGPEALATLDRVLVAATGGSGHTLVLEAGDPALWVALGVPPRPALLIDVPVQVTHPHEPAPPVLRPLRLRQLEMLTFDGRVVGPADQPLAAMRVEVVGQPYATQTDPAGRFRVVGVPHDPQQPGTVRLRLTGRGQVLTAEVDPTDTDIVIVCAPPTR; this is encoded by the coding sequence ATGACCGGAGGCGGCCCGATAGAGACGGCCACCGCCGAGCTGGCGGAGTGGCTGGCCGGGGCGGCGGGAGACGCCGTCCCGGTCGGTCCGCCCGGGTCCGGTCCGGCGGCGGGCGGGCTGACACTGTGGCCGCTGGAGTTGCGCCCGGCCCGGCAGACCCGGGGCAGCGGCGGCCCCGAGCCGTACCGGCTCGTCGCCCGCTACCTGCTCGCCGCAGACGGGCCGGAGGCGCTGGCGACGTTGGACCGGGTGCTCGTCGCGGCGACCGGAGGAAGCGGACACACGCTCGTGCTGGAGGCCGGTGACCCGGCGCTGTGGGTGGCCCTCGGCGTCCCGCCCCGGCCGGCCCTGCTGATCGACGTACCGGTGCAGGTCACCCACCCGCACGAGCCGGCACCGCCGGTGCTGCGTCCGCTGCGGCTGCGGCAACTGGAGATGCTCACCTTCGACGGCCGCGTCGTCGGTCCCGCCGACCAGCCGCTCGCCGCGATGCGGGTGGAGGTCGTCGGTCAGCCGTACGCGACCCAGACCGATCCGGCGGGACGGTTCCGGGTCGTCGGCGTGCCGCACGACCCGCAGCAGCCCGGAACGGTACGGCTCCGGCTCACCGGTCGGGGTCAGGTGCTCACTGCCGAGGTGGACCCGACCGACACCGACATCGTCATCGTCTGCGCGCCACCGACCCGCTGA
- a CDS encoding DUF3153 domain-containing protein produces the protein MQLNAGLTVNADDTVSGQLLLTAERTVLTTNNKTVEAGFAELRQNIPALPEGTESRYEDATHYGSQINYRNVPLDQFDSESLSIVRQGDDRYVFTLPLDPKKYGGKVAEQNPANQAHFMTLMSFEISVTFPGRVLDVGAGGQVNDRTVTWRVARNQPKPPELRAVAEAPPRPSAPADDEESGGSFPWLLVGAGAVILLLVAALVVLLLRRPGTGPADGGAPTPGGPGTSGGPGTIGPAPHTTTGGVPGSG, from the coding sequence ATGCAACTGAACGCCGGGCTGACCGTCAACGCCGACGACACGGTCAGCGGACAACTCCTGCTGACCGCCGAACGCACCGTGCTGACCACCAACAACAAGACGGTCGAGGCCGGCTTCGCCGAGCTTCGGCAGAACATCCCGGCCCTGCCCGAAGGCACCGAGAGCCGGTACGAGGACGCCACCCACTACGGCTCTCAGATCAACTACCGGAATGTCCCGCTCGATCAATTCGACAGCGAAAGTCTGAGCATCGTCCGACAGGGCGACGACCGGTACGTGTTCACTCTTCCGCTCGATCCGAAGAAGTACGGCGGAAAAGTGGCCGAACAGAATCCGGCCAATCAGGCGCACTTCATGACGCTGATGTCGTTCGAGATCTCGGTGACGTTTCCCGGACGCGTGCTGGACGTCGGCGCGGGCGGTCAGGTCAACGACCGGACGGTCACCTGGCGGGTCGCCCGCAACCAGCCGAAGCCACCGGAGCTGCGGGCCGTCGCCGAGGCACCACCCCGACCGTCCGCCCCGGCGGACGACGAGGAGAGCGGCGGGAGTTTCCCGTGGCTGCTGGTCGGTGCCGGTGCGGTGATCCTGCTGCTGGTCGCGGCGCTCGTCGTACTGCTGCTGCGTCGGCCCGGCACGGGCCCGGCGGACGGCGGCGCACCGACGCCCGGCGGACCGGGCACCTCCGGTGGTCCGGGCACCATCGGTCCGGCACCGCACACCACGACCGGCGGCGTGCCGGGCTCCGGCTGA
- a CDS encoding phage tail protein, whose translation MPTTATPQPGAPVDPYRAYNFKLLVNGVTNGHFTEVSGLDVNIPAQPYREQGNDRIRMIPGQVEYGPVTLHFGLTASRELWDWVHTIARGTSDRRNVSVVLLDSVGTAEVLRWNLLNAWPTRWRGAHLNTLGQEIAIAALTLRYESLELETGGAAPTPA comes from the coding sequence ATGCCGACCACGGCCACTCCGCAGCCGGGCGCCCCGGTCGACCCGTACCGGGCGTACAACTTCAAGCTGCTGGTCAACGGGGTCACCAACGGCCACTTCACCGAGGTCAGCGGCCTGGACGTGAACATCCCCGCCCAGCCGTACCGGGAGCAGGGCAACGACCGGATCCGGATGATCCCCGGACAGGTCGAGTACGGCCCGGTCACGCTGCACTTCGGCCTGACCGCGTCCCGGGAGCTGTGGGACTGGGTGCACACGATCGCCCGGGGCACCAGCGACCGCCGCAACGTCTCGGTGGTGCTGCTCGACTCCGTCGGCACGGCCGAGGTGCTGCGCTGGAACCTGCTCAACGCCTGGCCCACCCGATGGCGCGGCGCACACCTCAACACGCTCGGCCAGGAGATCGCCATCGCGGCGCTGACGCTGCGCTACGAGAGCCTGGAACTGGAGACCGGCGGTGCCGCGCCCACGCCCGCGTAG
- a CDS encoding phage baseplate assembly protein V, whose product MSGGAPRALTVLLDGGPLASRGTGRVLSVRVAARLNRPTQCEVALTTGPGDAPPVATARVGARLEVRLDGYPAALFGGEVTAVEVEYAADGAAILRIRAYDALHRLRKRQRLRVFESVTAAELAADLCADLGLRVDAEVDGPRLDRLPHHRPSDLDLLVEVTGRAGLHLSVDDDVLRLLTLDGYGAPIPLALGRDVHGLRLAVNADAAVGESAALGWHPQRAEALTSQAAVPRCGRDTPVDPDPADVGADGTRTALDQPGRSDDEIAALAQARLDVRAAALVTAEGTAEGDPALRPGRRIRLTGVAESMAGTYVLTEVVHTVDADGYLSRFSTVPPPAPPAGSPAPAVVTLGTVTDVADPDGLGRVRVELPAYGGADAGWLAVLCPGAGRGKGLVALPDPQDTVLVALPGGEPASGVVLGALFGAVTPYDTGVDDGRARRWSLRTSGGQQVVVDDVARSLRLSTDTGSWLELTPDLVTLHAAADLVLSAPGRAMVVRARSVDFLHAEASEDPGTAAERARSLARTHHGGGG is encoded by the coding sequence ATGAGCGGCGGCGCGCCCCGGGCGCTGACGGTGCTGCTCGACGGCGGCCCGTTGGCCAGCCGGGGCACCGGACGGGTGCTCTCGGTGCGGGTGGCCGCCCGGCTGAACCGACCGACGCAGTGCGAGGTGGCGTTGACCACCGGGCCGGGCGACGCGCCGCCGGTCGCCACGGCGCGGGTCGGCGCGCGCCTGGAGGTCCGCCTCGACGGGTACCCGGCGGCGCTCTTCGGCGGCGAGGTCACCGCCGTCGAGGTCGAGTACGCCGCCGACGGCGCGGCGATCCTGCGGATCCGGGCGTACGACGCGCTGCACCGGTTGCGCAAGCGGCAGCGGTTGCGGGTGTTCGAGTCGGTGACCGCCGCCGAGCTGGCCGCCGACCTCTGCGCCGACCTGGGACTGCGGGTCGACGCCGAGGTCGACGGGCCACGGCTGGACCGGCTGCCGCACCACCGCCCGAGCGACCTCGACCTGCTGGTGGAGGTGACCGGCCGGGCCGGGCTGCACCTGAGTGTCGACGACGACGTGCTGCGTCTGCTGACGCTCGACGGGTACGGCGCGCCGATCCCGCTCGCGCTCGGCCGCGACGTGCACGGCCTGCGGCTGGCGGTCAACGCGGACGCCGCCGTGGGCGAGAGCGCCGCGCTCGGCTGGCACCCGCAGCGGGCCGAAGCGTTGACCTCGCAGGCCGCCGTGCCCCGGTGCGGGCGGGACACCCCGGTGGACCCGGATCCCGCCGACGTGGGCGCGGACGGCACCCGGACCGCGCTGGACCAGCCGGGCCGCAGCGACGACGAGATCGCCGCGCTGGCTCAGGCCCGGCTGGACGTACGCGCTGCGGCGCTGGTCACCGCCGAGGGCACCGCCGAGGGCGATCCCGCGTTGCGTCCCGGTCGGCGGATCCGGTTGACCGGGGTCGCCGAGTCGATGGCCGGCACGTACGTGCTGACCGAGGTGGTGCACACCGTCGACGCCGACGGGTACCTGAGTCGTTTCTCCACCGTGCCGCCTCCGGCGCCGCCGGCCGGGTCACCCGCTCCGGCGGTGGTCACCCTGGGCACCGTCACCGACGTGGCGGACCCGGACGGGCTGGGGCGGGTGCGGGTGGAACTGCCCGCGTACGGCGGGGCGGACGCGGGTTGGCTGGCGGTGCTCTGCCCGGGTGCCGGCCGGGGCAAGGGACTGGTGGCGCTGCCCGATCCGCAGGACACCGTGCTGGTGGCGCTGCCCGGTGGGGAACCCGCCTCGGGTGTGGTGCTCGGTGCGCTGTTCGGCGCCGTCACGCCGTACGACACCGGGGTGGACGACGGGCGGGCCCGGCGCTGGTCGCTGCGGACCTCGGGCGGGCAGCAGGTGGTGGTCGACGACGTGGCCCGCAGCCTGCGGCTGAGCACCGACACGGGTAGCTGGCTGGAGCTGACCCCGGACCTGGTCACCCTGCACGCCGCCGCCGACCTGGTGCTCTCCGCCCCGGGCCGGGCGATGGTGGTGCGCGCCCGCAGCGTCGACTTCCTGCACGCCGAGGCGAGCGAGGACCCGGGCACCGCCGCCGAGCGGGCCCGCAGCCTGGCCCGCACCCATCACGGAGGAGGTGGCTGA
- a CDS encoding LacI family DNA-binding transcriptional regulator, producing the protein MTTARRPATLDDVARAAGVSRSTASRVIAGNGFASPTARERVRTAVDELGYVPNPAARALVHGTGVRLLVAVAGTDPAVLDDSYVDQVLGATARVCAPHGLGVTVDWVPLHAPERLVRLTDDRGVTGLILVNTTPALLELVPRRLRGRAVSIGVGSATVPSVDIDNGGATEAIVRHLYSGGRRRIAMVTGPPWLTCANRSVDAYRGLLRDAGLPTREVVGDFSVERGRSAAREVLRRWPDTDAIVGISDATALGVIGRLRADGVQVPGDVAVTGFDDIPLAAVTAPALTTASHPVRQIASAAATMVLEHRHAPMRTRFPSALVRRDSA; encoded by the coding sequence ATGACCACGGCACGCCGGCCGGCAACCCTGGACGACGTCGCCCGAGCCGCCGGAGTCTCCCGCTCCACGGCGTCACGGGTCATCGCGGGCAACGGGTTCGCGTCACCGACCGCGCGGGAGCGGGTACGCACCGCGGTGGACGAGCTCGGCTACGTACCCAACCCGGCCGCCCGGGCGCTGGTGCACGGCACCGGCGTACGGCTGCTGGTGGCGGTTGCCGGCACCGACCCGGCCGTGCTCGACGACAGCTACGTCGACCAGGTGCTCGGCGCCACCGCGCGGGTCTGCGCACCACACGGCCTGGGCGTCACCGTCGACTGGGTGCCGTTGCACGCCCCGGAGCGGCTGGTCCGGCTGACCGACGACCGGGGCGTGACCGGGTTGATCCTGGTCAACACGACCCCGGCTCTGCTGGAACTGGTGCCGCGCCGGCTGCGGGGGCGAGCGGTGTCGATCGGGGTCGGTTCGGCCACCGTGCCGTCGGTGGACATCGACAACGGCGGCGCCACCGAGGCCATCGTCCGTCACCTCTACTCCGGCGGTCGCCGTCGGATCGCGATGGTCACCGGCCCCCCGTGGTTGACCTGCGCGAACCGCTCGGTGGACGCGTACCGGGGGTTGCTGCGCGACGCGGGCCTGCCGACGCGCGAGGTGGTCGGCGACTTCTCCGTGGAGCGGGGCCGCTCCGCCGCCCGCGAGGTGCTGCGCCGCTGGCCGGACACGGACGCGATCGTCGGGATCAGCGACGCGACCGCGCTGGGCGTGATCGGTCGGCTCCGCGCCGACGGCGTACAGGTGCCCGGCGACGTCGCGGTGACCGGCTTCGACGACATCCCGCTGGCCGCCGTGACGGCTCCGGCCCTGACCACCGCCAGTCACCCGGTACGCCAGATCGCCAGCGCCGCCGCCACCATGGTGCTGGAGCACCGGCACGCCCCGATGCGCACCCGCTTCCCGTCCGCACTGGTGCGCCGCGACAGCGCCTGA